Proteins encoded together in one Schumannella luteola window:
- a CDS encoding carbohydrate ABC transporter permease — MTASAAAPAVLGGGPSGDRRRRGRLGRNLLRGTPLLPAIVLLAIFLLGPVISAVFGAFTNSALSGSAAAGAEFIGFKNFTDLFADPDFPKSVVLTLVFLFFSAVVGQNVLGLGLALMLRSANKVVRALVSTIVVGAWILPEIVASFAAYAFFTKAGTLNGMLAAIGIDGPSWLYSFPMLAVILANIWRGAAFSMLVYSAAINDVPPEITESAEVDGAAGWQRLIRITIPMIRRSISTNLMLTTLQTLSVFTLIYVMTGGGPGTNSSTLPLLAYKEGISFGQLGFGTAIALILLVVGALCSIVYIRALKPEVD; from the coding sequence GTGACGGCGAGCGCTGCCGCGCCCGCCGTGCTCGGCGGCGGTCCCTCCGGGGACCGCCGCCGGCGCGGCCGGCTCGGCCGGAACCTGCTGCGCGGCACCCCGCTGCTGCCGGCCATCGTGCTGCTGGCGATCTTCCTGCTCGGGCCCGTCATCAGCGCCGTCTTCGGCGCCTTCACCAACTCGGCCCTGTCGGGCTCCGCCGCGGCCGGCGCCGAGTTCATCGGCTTCAAGAACTTCACCGACCTGTTCGCCGACCCCGACTTCCCGAAGTCGGTCGTGCTGACCCTGGTTTTCCTGTTCTTCTCGGCCGTCGTCGGCCAGAACGTGCTCGGCCTCGGTCTCGCTCTCATGCTGCGCAGCGCCAACAAGGTCGTGCGGGCCCTCGTGTCGACGATCGTCGTCGGCGCGTGGATCCTGCCCGAGATCGTCGCCTCCTTCGCGGCCTACGCCTTCTTCACGAAGGCGGGCACCCTCAACGGGATGCTCGCGGCGATCGGCATCGACGGACCGAGCTGGCTCTACAGCTTCCCGATGCTCGCCGTCATCCTCGCCAACATCTGGCGCGGCGCCGCGTTCTCGATGCTCGTCTACTCGGCGGCCATCAACGACGTGCCGCCGGAGATCACCGAATCGGCCGAGGTGGATGGCGCCGCCGGCTGGCAGCGCCTCATCCGCATCACGATCCCCATGATCCGCCGCAGCATCTCGACCAACCTGATGCTGACGACGCTGCAGACCCTGTCGGTGTTCACCCTCATCTACGTCATGACGGGCGGCGGGCCGGGCACGAACTCGTCGACGCTGCCGCTGCTCGCCTACAAGGAGGGCATCTCCTTCGGCCAGCTCGGCTTCGGCACCGCGATCGCGCTCATCCTGCTCGTCGTCGGCGCCCTGTGCTCGATCGTGTACATCCGCGCCCTGAAGCCGGAGGTCGACTGA
- a CDS encoding extracellular solute-binding protein: protein MRKPALRNTARRVTAPKRALAVLATIAAGALLLTGCSGSGGGDSKTIKVAYQKFGNFIQLDKNLKKVKAEYEKAHPGMKVELVPIAAQETDYFTKLALMNKSSSTAPDVMYEDTFQVKSDVDAGYLAPLDGYIDKWDDWDQFLGNAKQAGLGDDGKTYGISMGTDTRALWYNKELLTKAGIQVPWQPKTWDDVLDAAKAVKAKLPGVVPFNIYSGTAQGEASSMQGFEMLLYGTKDTLYDTDSKKWVTGSKGFTDSLQFIKDVYQGDLGPTPDQALDKNIGTTISSEWLPQGKLAISLDGSWQSGTWLPDGNAPWPEWNDVMGQAPMPTQDGQDPGSVSMSGGWTLAMGAKSKNKDAAWDFISLALNKENSLAYDVAASQIAVRKDVAEDPAYAEANPSFKFFSSIVPVTNFRPATADYSKISLDIQKAMEAVMTGQQSPKEAAADWDKSVVGIVGEKNTTK, encoded by the coding sequence ATGAGGAAACCAGCACTCAGGAACACAGCACGCCGCGTCACCGCGCCGAAGCGCGCACTCGCGGTTCTCGCCACCATCGCCGCAGGAGCCCTGCTGCTCACCGGCTGCTCCGGCAGCGGCGGAGGCGACAGCAAGACCATCAAGGTCGCCTACCAGAAGTTCGGCAACTTCATCCAGCTCGACAAGAACCTCAAGAAGGTCAAGGCCGAGTACGAGAAGGCCCACCCCGGCATGAAGGTCGAGCTCGTGCCGATCGCCGCGCAGGAGACCGACTACTTCACCAAGCTCGCGCTCATGAACAAGTCGAGCTCGACCGCGCCCGACGTGATGTACGAAGACACCTTCCAGGTGAAGTCGGATGTCGACGCCGGCTACCTCGCCCCGCTCGACGGCTACATCGACAAGTGGGATGACTGGGATCAGTTCCTCGGCAACGCCAAGCAGGCCGGCCTCGGCGACGACGGCAAGACCTACGGCATCTCGATGGGAACCGATACCCGCGCCCTCTGGTACAACAAGGAGCTGCTGACGAAGGCCGGCATCCAGGTGCCCTGGCAGCCCAAGACGTGGGACGACGTGCTGGATGCGGCGAAGGCCGTGAAGGCGAAGCTGCCCGGCGTCGTGCCGTTCAACATCTACTCCGGCACCGCCCAGGGCGAGGCCTCGTCGATGCAGGGCTTCGAAATGCTGCTCTACGGCACGAAGGACACCCTCTACGACACCGACAGCAAGAAGTGGGTGACCGGCTCGAAGGGCTTCACCGACTCGCTGCAGTTCATCAAGGACGTCTACCAGGGCGACCTCGGCCCGACGCCCGACCAGGCGCTCGACAAGAACATCGGCACGACGATCTCGTCGGAGTGGCTGCCGCAGGGCAAGCTCGCCATCTCGCTCGACGGCTCGTGGCAGAGCGGAACCTGGCTGCCCGACGGCAACGCCCCCTGGCCCGAGTGGAACGACGTGATGGGCCAGGCGCCGATGCCGACCCAGGACGGCCAGGACCCGGGCTCGGTGAGCATGTCGGGCGGATGGACGCTCGCCATGGGCGCGAAGAGCAAGAACAAGGACGCGGCCTGGGACTTCATCTCGCTCGCGCTCAACAAGGAGAACTCGCTCGCCTACGACGTGGCCGCCAGCCAGATCGCGGTGCGCAAGGACGTCGCCGAGGACCCGGCCTACGCCGAGGCCAACCCCTCGTTCAAGTTCTTCAGCTCGATCGTGCCGGTCACGAACTTCCGACCGGCGACCGCCGACTACTCGAAGATCTCGCTCGACATCCAGAAGGCGATGGAGGCGGTGATGACCGGACAGCAGAGTCCGAAGGAGGCCGCGGCCGACTGGGACAAATCCGTCGTCGGCATCGTCGGCGAGAAGAACACCACGAAGTGA
- a CDS encoding ROK family transcriptional regulator, producing the protein MRRGTNLLAVGGFNQAVVLDLIRRAPDGLSRVELARASGLSPQTIGNVVRRLLDDEVVLETGKQVNGRGKPRTILRLDPRGGYAIGVHLDPALISFVLTDLDGAVVARRIHRTPVAVSPTQVLDAIEQAIESLLAEASATLEVPRERVLGVGIAAPGPIDRERGVVDDPPLLRGWSEVPLRDDLARRLGMPVVLEKDVTAAAAAELWGQTGHDGDDFAFFYYGSGVGLGIVLDHAVVRGASANPGDIGHTIVRDSSEGGVPCGCGRTGCLGEQTSPLRLVQRAAGGKRDSGGAAAAGGAEPLGAAPAGPALDDPRELFDSFGALADRAEAGEPVAVALIEALADDVATALVRFADLLDVDRIVCGGPFWQPVERLLLERVERAVRTSPALVTPHPVRIVSSAAGADVTAVGAACQVLDALYSPRPANLLLAAQA; encoded by the coding sequence ATGCGCCGCGGCACCAACCTGCTCGCCGTCGGCGGCTTCAACCAGGCCGTCGTGCTCGACCTCATCCGCCGCGCTCCCGACGGGCTCAGTCGCGTCGAGCTCGCCCGCGCCTCCGGGCTCAGCCCGCAGACGATCGGCAACGTCGTGCGCCGGCTGCTCGACGACGAGGTCGTGCTCGAGACCGGCAAGCAGGTCAACGGCCGGGGCAAGCCGCGCACGATCCTGCGTCTCGACCCGCGCGGCGGCTACGCGATCGGCGTGCACCTCGATCCCGCTCTGATCTCCTTCGTGCTCACCGATCTCGATGGGGCCGTGGTGGCACGCCGCATCCACCGCACCCCTGTCGCAGTGTCACCGACCCAGGTGCTCGACGCGATCGAGCAGGCGATCGAGTCGCTGCTCGCCGAGGCCTCCGCGACGCTCGAGGTGCCGCGCGAGCGCGTGCTCGGAGTGGGCATCGCCGCCCCCGGGCCGATCGACCGCGAGCGGGGCGTCGTCGACGATCCGCCGCTGCTGCGCGGCTGGAGCGAAGTGCCGCTGCGCGACGACCTGGCTCGTCGGCTCGGCATGCCGGTCGTGCTCGAGAAGGATGTGACGGCCGCCGCCGCCGCGGAGCTCTGGGGGCAGACCGGGCACGACGGCGACGACTTCGCGTTCTTCTACTACGGCTCGGGCGTCGGCCTCGGCATCGTGCTCGACCATGCCGTCGTGCGCGGCGCCTCGGCGAACCCGGGCGACATCGGCCACACGATCGTGCGCGACAGCTCGGAGGGCGGCGTGCCCTGCGGATGCGGGCGCACCGGATGCCTCGGCGAGCAGACGAGCCCGCTGCGGCTCGTGCAGCGCGCGGCCGGCGGAAAGCGCGACAGCGGGGGTGCAGCCGCGGCCGGCGGCGCCGAGCCCCTGGGCGCCGCCCCTGCCGGCCCCGCGCTCGACGACCCGCGCGAGCTCTTCGACTCCTTCGGCGCCCTCGCCGACCGCGCCGAGGCGGGCGAGCCGGTCGCGGTCGCGCTGATCGAGGCGCTCGCCGACGACGTGGCGACGGCGCTCGTGCGCTTCGCCGACCTGCTCGACGTCGACCGGATCGTCTGCGGCGGCCCGTTCTGGCAGCCCGTCGAGCGGTTGCTGCTCGAGCGGGTCGAGCGCGCGGTGCGCACCTCGCCGGCGCTGGTGACGCCGCATCCGGTGCGCATCGTGTCGAGCGCCGCGGGAGCCGATGTGACCGCGGTGGGCGCCGCGTGCCAGGTGCTGGATGCGCTCTACTCGCCGCGCCCCGCGAACCTGCTGCTGGCCGCCCAGGCCTGA
- the nagA gene encoding N-acetylglucosamine-6-phosphate deacetylase yields MSVLLHSGRRVDARGEVDDAWLLLEGERITSTGRGVSSAPYADESIDVDGARILPGFVDIHGHGGGAAAYDAGGEELERALAAHRPHGTTRQVVSLVANPLEQLEASLRGIAELSHRDPRVLGAHLEGPFLSPAHKGAHNPEFLIDPSADAVGRLLAAADGTLRQITIAPELPGALEAITRFSAEDVAVAVGHTDADAALVRKAFDHGARLLTHAFNAMRPIHHRAPGPVVAALDDERVALELILDGTHVHPSVARMLFASAPGRVALVTDAMAAAAAADGDYRLGSLDVEVRDGVARIAGTDTIAGSTLTQDTALRLALRELDLPLADVSAALSLTPARALGLDDDFGLLAAGHAADVVVLDDDDRVSRVWAAGVEVERD; encoded by the coding sequence ATGAGTGTTCTGCTGCACTCCGGTCGCCGTGTCGATGCGCGCGGAGAGGTCGATGACGCCTGGTTGCTGCTCGAGGGCGAGCGCATCACGAGCACGGGACGCGGAGTTTCCTCAGCGCCATATGCCGACGAGAGCATAGATGTCGACGGGGCGCGCATCCTGCCCGGTTTCGTCGACATCCACGGGCACGGCGGCGGCGCCGCAGCCTATGACGCGGGCGGCGAGGAGCTGGAACGCGCCCTCGCCGCGCATCGACCGCACGGCACGACGCGACAGGTCGTCAGCCTGGTCGCGAACCCGCTCGAGCAGCTCGAGGCGAGCCTGCGCGGCATCGCCGAGTTGAGCCACCGCGACCCGCGCGTGCTGGGCGCGCACCTCGAAGGCCCGTTCCTCTCCCCCGCCCACAAGGGCGCCCACAACCCCGAGTTCCTCATCGACCCCTCGGCGGATGCGGTCGGGCGCCTGCTCGCCGCGGCCGACGGCACGCTGCGGCAGATCACGATCGCCCCCGAACTTCCCGGAGCCCTCGAGGCGATCACGCGGTTCAGCGCCGAGGACGTCGCCGTCGCCGTCGGGCACACGGATGCCGACGCCGCGCTCGTCCGCAAGGCCTTCGACCACGGCGCGCGACTGCTCACCCACGCCTTCAACGCGATGCGCCCCATCCACCACCGCGCGCCCGGCCCGGTCGTCGCCGCCCTCGATGACGAGCGCGTGGCGCTCGAGCTGATCCTCGACGGCACCCACGTGCATCCCTCGGTCGCGCGGATGCTGTTCGCCTCAGCCCCCGGCCGCGTCGCGCTGGTGACGGATGCGATGGCCGCCGCCGCAGCGGCCGACGGCGACTACCGCCTCGGCAGCCTCGATGTCGAGGTGCGCGACGGGGTCGCCCGCATCGCCGGCACCGACACGATCGCGGGCTCGACCCTCACGCAGGACACGGCGCTGCGCCTCGCGCTGCGCGAGCTCGACCTGCCCCTGGCCGACGTGTCGGCGGCGCTCTCGCTCACCCCGGCCCGGGCGCTCGGCCTCGACGACGACTTCGGGCTGCTCGCCGCGGGCCACGCCGCCGATGTCGTCGTGCTCGACGACGACGATCGCGTCAGCCGCGTCTGGGCCGCCGGCGTGGAGGTCGAGCGCGACTGA
- a CDS encoding VOC family protein, producing MSLFITCPVADIERATAFYTALGWTLNAEMSDHNVSCFQIATSEADPAAAQYVMLGTREMYASVGGTDDLIGGPDTPSKVTVSFDLPSREAVDALVERAGAAGGRVGDIDDYPFMYQRQFDDPDGYHYSPFWMKPDAAPTA from the coding sequence ATGAGCCTCTTCATCACCTGCCCGGTCGCCGACATCGAGCGCGCGACCGCCTTCTACACGGCTCTCGGCTGGACGCTCAACGCCGAGATGTCCGATCACAACGTGTCGTGCTTCCAGATCGCGACGAGCGAGGCCGACCCCGCCGCCGCGCAGTACGTCATGCTCGGCACCCGCGAGATGTACGCGAGCGTCGGCGGCACCGACGACCTCATCGGCGGTCCCGACACGCCGTCGAAGGTCACCGTCTCGTTCGACCTGCCGAGCCGCGAGGCCGTGGATGCGCTGGTCGAGCGCGCGGGCGCGGCCGGCGGGCGGGTCGGCGACATCGACGACTACCCGTTCATGTACCAGCGCCAGTTCGACGACCCGGACGGCTACCACTACTCGCCGTTCTGGATGAAGCCGGACGCCGCGCCGACCGCGTGA
- a CDS encoding winged helix-turn-helix transcriptional regulator: MVGARWALLIVARLLDGPQRYGDLQRDLGVPTNMLATRLRELETAGVLTRLPLRHNTRAYALTERGLALRGAVETLSRWGEQLDG; encoded by the coding sequence GTGGTCGGCGCCCGCTGGGCGCTGCTCATCGTGGCGCGACTGCTCGACGGACCGCAGCGCTACGGCGACCTGCAGCGCGACCTCGGCGTGCCGACGAACATGCTCGCGACCCGCCTGCGCGAGCTCGAGACGGCCGGGGTGCTGACTCGGCTGCCCCTGCGCCACAACACCCGCGCCTACGCCCTCACCGAGCGCGGCCTCGCCCTGCGCGGCGCCGTCGAGACGCTCTCCCGCTGGGGCGAGCAGCTCGACGGCTGA
- a CDS encoding glucosamine-6-phosphate deaminase, with translation MAEIAIVPDAEAAGELAAEQIARLVARRPDAVLGLATGSTPLTTWTALARRSLDLSAARGFALDEYVGLPAGHPESYRAVITREVVEPLGLTPSHVHVPGDDGGELAGAGERYEAAIAAAGGVDLQILGIGRTGHIGFNEPGSSLASRTRIKTLTEATRADNARFFDSPDQVPRHCLTQGLGTILDARQLVLLAFGEAKAGAIAGAVEGPVSASSPGSAIQLHPKVLVIVDEAAASRLQHADYYRFAWDNRLPFEV, from the coding sequence ATGGCTGAGATCGCGATCGTCCCCGACGCGGAGGCCGCCGGCGAGCTGGCCGCCGAGCAGATCGCCCGGCTCGTCGCGCGCCGCCCGGACGCGGTGCTGGGACTCGCCACCGGATCCACGCCCCTCACGACCTGGACGGCGCTCGCCCGCCGCTCGCTCGACCTGTCGGCCGCGCGCGGCTTCGCGCTCGACGAGTACGTCGGGCTGCCGGCGGGGCACCCGGAGAGCTACCGTGCGGTGATCACCCGCGAGGTCGTCGAGCCGCTGGGCCTGACCCCGTCGCACGTGCACGTGCCCGGCGACGACGGCGGAGAGCTCGCGGGCGCGGGGGAGCGCTACGAGGCGGCGATCGCGGCGGCCGGCGGGGTCGACCTGCAGATCCTCGGCATCGGCCGCACCGGGCACATCGGCTTCAACGAGCCCGGTTCGTCGCTCGCCAGCCGCACCCGCATCAAGACGCTGACCGAGGCGACGCGCGCCGACAACGCGCGCTTCTTCGACTCGCCCGACCAGGTTCCGCGACACTGTCTCACGCAGGGCCTCGGCACGATCCTCGACGCGCGCCAGCTCGTGCTGCTCGCCTTCGGCGAGGCCAAGGCCGGGGCGATCGCGGGTGCGGTCGAGGGGCCGGTCAGCGCCTCGTCGCCCGGCTCGGCGATCCAGCTGCACCCGAAGGTGCTCGTGATCGTCGACGAAGCCGCCGCCTCGCGCCTGCAGCACGCCGACTACTACCGCTTCGCCTGGGACAACCGGCTGCCGTTCGAGGTGTGA
- a CDS encoding ROK family protein, which produces MRIGIDIGGTKTHAVLVGDNGAVIAESRRATGFGADEVIATAAAVVAELAEAEPAGVAAARSVGVGIPGAVDDLGRVRHAVNLGLEGLDLGARLGAALGRPVRVANDVNAAALGVYSLLEHGPSHSMAYLNLGTGLAAGLVLDGRLWRGSRGVAGEIGHIPVDPDGPECPCGQRGCLELSASGSAVARLWPSDDPKPVRALFAAAEAGDERALAVRERLVSNVAAAVRILVLTVDVDRVVIGGGLSSLGDELLAAVRGVLEAWSEASPFLRMQDLPTRVDLLPRGFPAAAVGAALIGVEPLGAAGAAHPA; this is translated from the coding sequence GTGAGGATCGGCATCGACATCGGCGGCACCAAGACCCACGCGGTGCTGGTCGGCGACAACGGCGCCGTGATCGCCGAGAGCCGCCGTGCGACCGGCTTCGGCGCCGACGAGGTCATCGCCACCGCCGCGGCCGTCGTGGCCGAGCTCGCCGAAGCGGAGCCCGCCGGGGTCGCCGCCGCCCGCTCGGTCGGGGTCGGCATCCCGGGTGCCGTCGACGACCTCGGTCGCGTGAGGCACGCGGTCAACCTCGGCCTCGAGGGGCTCGACCTCGGCGCGCGGCTCGGCGCCGCGCTGGGACGCCCGGTGCGCGTCGCGAACGACGTCAACGCGGCCGCGCTCGGCGTCTACTCGCTGCTCGAGCACGGCCCCAGTCATTCGATGGCCTACCTCAACCTCGGCACCGGACTCGCCGCCGGACTCGTGCTCGACGGCCGGCTCTGGCGCGGATCGCGCGGCGTCGCGGGCGAGATCGGCCACATCCCCGTCGACCCCGACGGTCCGGAATGCCCCTGCGGTCAGCGCGGCTGCCTCGAGCTCAGCGCCTCCGGCTCGGCCGTCGCGCGGCTCTGGCCGAGCGATGACCCCAAGCCGGTGCGGGCCCTGTTCGCCGCCGCGGAGGCGGGGGATGAGCGCGCGCTCGCGGTGCGGGAGCGGCTCGTGTCGAACGTGGCCGCGGCCGTGCGCATCCTCGTGCTGACGGTCGACGTCGACCGCGTCGTGATCGGCGGCGGACTCAGCTCGCTCGGCGACGAGCTGCTCGCGGCCGTGCGCGGCGTGCTCGAAGCCTGGAGCGAGGCCTCGCCGTTCCTGCGCATGCAGGACCTCCCGACCCGCGTCGACCTGCTGCCCCGGGGATTCCCGGCCGCGGCCGTCGGCGCCGCGCTGATCGGCGTCGAGCCCCTCGGGGCCGCGGGCGCCGCGCATCCCGCCTGA
- a CDS encoding glycoside hydrolase family 3 N-terminal domain-containing protein, whose translation MSDVAPAAVFGTLLPGFVGTTLPSWLETRLREGLAGVCLFGENIVDPEQTRALTDAIRAANPRAIIAIDEEGGDVTRLHAATGSPFPGNAVLGRLDDVALTGAVGAAVAGELAAAGVNLNFAPDVDVNSNPDNPVIGVRSFGADARLVARHSAAWIAAHEAAGVAVSAKHFPGHGDTAQDSHLALPVVDASREELDERELPPFAASIAAGARTIMSSHIVVPALDGPKTPATFSRAVLDDLLRSSLGFAGVVVSDALDMAGASGEVGIPRAAALALEAGCDLLCIGTRNTDEQLALIEAAVRAAVARDELPASRIEDAAARVAALGEQLAATVPGGAELPVSSESDRDADAVDGDGWSAGPPPVPAERIRTAFEVKPGAAPAAGATLVTIETTANIAVGHSPWGVAAAGAEVVEVREADAAAVLAALPATADGALAPLVLIGKDNHRHAWVRELIDEARAIRPGTIAIDMGWPAPDRAYADVATFGASRIVGAALVDWLERP comes from the coding sequence ATGAGCGACGTCGCGCCCGCGGCCGTCTTCGGCACGCTGCTGCCCGGCTTCGTCGGCACGACCCTGCCGTCGTGGCTCGAGACGCGTCTGCGCGAGGGGCTCGCGGGCGTGTGCCTGTTCGGCGAGAACATCGTCGATCCCGAGCAGACCCGCGCGCTCACCGACGCGATCCGCGCCGCCAACCCGCGCGCGATCATCGCGATCGACGAGGAGGGCGGCGACGTCACCCGCCTGCACGCGGCGACCGGCTCGCCGTTCCCCGGCAACGCCGTGCTCGGCCGGCTCGACGACGTCGCGCTGACCGGCGCCGTCGGCGCGGCCGTCGCCGGCGAGCTCGCGGCGGCGGGCGTGAACCTCAACTTCGCGCCCGACGTCGACGTCAACTCCAACCCCGACAACCCCGTCATCGGCGTGCGCAGCTTCGGCGCGGACGCCCGGCTCGTCGCCCGGCACAGCGCCGCGTGGATCGCCGCGCACGAGGCAGCGGGCGTGGCCGTGAGCGCCAAGCACTTCCCGGGCCACGGCGACACCGCGCAGGACTCGCACCTGGCGCTGCCCGTCGTCGACGCCTCGCGCGAGGAGCTCGACGAGCGCGAGCTGCCGCCCTTCGCCGCGTCCATCGCGGCCGGGGCGCGCACGATCATGAGCTCGCACATCGTCGTGCCCGCCCTCGACGGGCCGAAGACCCCCGCGACGTTCTCGCGGGCCGTGCTCGACGACCTCCTGCGAAGCAGCCTGGGCTTCGCGGGGGTCGTCGTGTCCGACGCGCTCGACATGGCCGGGGCGAGCGGCGAGGTGGGCATCCCGCGCGCCGCCGCGCTCGCGCTCGAGGCCGGCTGCGACCTGCTCTGCATCGGCACGCGCAACACCGACGAGCAGCTCGCCCTGATCGAGGCGGCCGTGCGCGCCGCCGTCGCGCGTGACGAGCTGCCGGCGTCGCGGATCGAGGATGCCGCCGCACGCGTCGCGGCGCTCGGCGAGCAGCTGGCGGCGACGGTACCGGGCGGCGCCGAGCTGCCGGTGTCGTCCGAATCGGATCGCGACGCGGATGCTGTCGACGGCGACGGCTGGAGCGCCGGCCCGCCGCCCGTGCCGGCCGAGCGCATCCGCACCGCCTTCGAGGTGAAGCCTGGCGCGGCGCCCGCCGCCGGTGCCACTCTGGTCACCATCGAGACCACCGCCAACATCGCCGTCGGCCACTCCCCGTGGGGGGTCGCCGCGGCCGGCGCTGAGGTGGTCGAGGTGCGCGAGGCGGATGCCGCGGCCGTGCTCGCGGCGCTGCCCGCGACGGCAGACGGGGCGCTCGCACCGCTCGTGCTGATCGGCAAGGACAATCACCGCCACGCCTGGGTGCGCGAGCTCATCGACGAGGCCCGCGCCATCCGGCCCGGCACGATCGCGATCGACATGGGCTGGCCCGCGCCCGACCGCGCCTACGCCGACGTCGCCACCTTCGGGGCGTCGCGCATCGTCGGCGCCGCGCTGGTCGACTGGCTGGAGCGGCCGTGA
- a CDS encoding carbohydrate ABC transporter permease, whose product MTAVVTPGRTASASPASGRTITAARRGVVRRRRIRPSSIVFSAIAVIIFLLSVFPVYWMVNSSFLPNNLVRGAEPHFFPDEFTLRNYALVLFGDTRTPFLPALLNSLGSTLITVGVALVFAFLAALAVTRFRFKGRRAFIIAILVVQMIPGEAMIISTYRLLEGWNLLNSIIGLSLVYVATVLPFTIWTLRGFVNGVPAELEEAAMIDGCSRAGAFWRVTFPLLAPGLIATGVFGFIQAWNEFVFALVVMSDDSAHTLPVWLRTFVQANTTTNWAAIMAGSTLVAIPVVVFFMLVQGRMTSGLVAGAVKG is encoded by the coding sequence ATGACCGCCGTCGTCACCCCGGGGCGCACCGCATCCGCGTCGCCCGCCTCCGGCCGCACCATCACGGCGGCCCGGCGCGGGGTCGTGCGGCGCCGCCGCATCCGCCCCTCGTCGATCGTGTTCAGCGCGATCGCGGTGATCATCTTCCTGCTGTCGGTCTTCCCGGTGTACTGGATGGTGAACTCGTCGTTCCTGCCCAACAACCTGGTGCGCGGGGCCGAGCCGCACTTCTTCCCCGACGAGTTCACGCTGCGCAACTACGCGCTCGTGCTCTTCGGCGACACCCGCACGCCGTTCCTGCCGGCGCTGCTGAATTCGCTCGGCTCGACCCTCATCACGGTCGGCGTCGCGCTCGTCTTCGCCTTCCTCGCGGCGCTCGCCGTGACCCGCTTCCGCTTCAAGGGCCGCCGGGCGTTCATCATCGCGATCCTCGTCGTGCAGATGATCCCGGGCGAGGCGATGATCATCTCCACCTACCGCCTGCTCGAGGGCTGGAACCTGCTCAACTCGATCATCGGCCTGAGCCTGGTCTACGTCGCGACGGTGCTGCCGTTCACGATCTGGACCCTGCGCGGCTTCGTCAACGGCGTGCCCGCCGAGCTCGAGGAGGCGGCGATGATCGACGGCTGCTCGCGCGCCGGCGCGTTCTGGCGGGTCACCTTCCCGCTGCTCGCGCCGGGCCTGATCGCGACGGGCGTCTTCGGCTTCATCCAGGCCTGGAACGAGTTCGTCTTCGCGCTCGTCGTGATGTCCGATGACTCGGCGCACACCCTGCCGGTGTGGCTGCGCACCTTCGTGCAGGCGAACACGACCACCAACTGGGCGGCGATCATGGCGGGCTCGACGCTCGTCGCCATCCCCGTCGTGGTGTTCTTCATGCTCGTGCAGGGCCGCATGACCAGCGGCCTCGTCGCCGGGGCGGTGAAGGGATGA
- a CDS encoding carbohydrate ABC transporter permease, with protein sequence MSLASKASVPVQPDLEPAAELAPGTAGATIAGPRGPRSSRGGGRPPAIAPAGARRRGRVGLPLALLVPSTVVLAVVIGWPLIQLVIQSFQQYGRAQVFGAPAPFIGFQNYVNVLTDPKFWNVLGRSVLFCIVCVVITIVVGTLVALLMQRLNKGFRTLLSIGLLLAWAMPPLSATFVWGWVFDTQYGVANYLLTQVTGTNWMGHSWLISPVGFFFVAGVIVVWGAIPFVAFTVYAGLTQVPGEVLEASQLDGAGALQRFRLIVLPYLRSIFLVLIVLSTIWDLRVFAQIQALQAIGGSIADTSTIGVYIYQTSLANGEYGTGGAIAVILVLILMAVSFVYIRQSLKEDEA encoded by the coding sequence ATGTCTCTCGCCTCGAAGGCGTCCGTTCCGGTGCAGCCGGATCTGGAGCCCGCCGCCGAGCTCGCCCCCGGCACCGCCGGAGCGACCATCGCCGGCCCGCGCGGCCCCCGCAGCTCCCGCGGCGGCGGTCGCCCGCCCGCCATCGCCCCCGCCGGCGCCCGTCGCCGGGGCCGCGTCGGCCTGCCGCTCGCCCTGCTCGTGCCGAGCACGGTCGTGCTGGCCGTCGTGATCGGCTGGCCGCTCATCCAGCTCGTCATCCAGTCGTTCCAGCAGTACGGCCGCGCCCAGGTCTTCGGCGCCCCGGCGCCGTTCATCGGCTTCCAGAACTACGTCAACGTGCTGACCGACCCGAAGTTCTGGAACGTGCTCGGCCGCAGCGTGCTGTTCTGCATCGTCTGCGTCGTCATCACCATCGTCGTCGGCACCCTCGTGGCACTGCTCATGCAGCGGCTCAACAAGGGCTTCCGCACCCTGCTCTCGATCGGCCTGCTGCTCGCCTGGGCGATGCCGCCGCTCTCGGCGACCTTCGTCTGGGGCTGGGTGTTCGACACCCAGTACGGCGTCGCCAACTACCTGCTCACCCAGGTCACCGGCACGAACTGGATGGGCCACTCGTGGCTCATCTCGCCCGTCGGATTCTTCTTCGTCGCCGGGGTGATCGTCGTCTGGGGCGCCATCCCCTTCGTCGCCTTCACCGTCTACGCCGGCCTCACCCAGGTGCCCGGAGAGGTGCTCGAGGCCTCCCAGCTCGACGGCGCCGGAGCCCTGCAGCGCTTCCGCCTGATCGTGCTGCCCTATCTGCGCTCGATCTTCCTGGTGCTGATCGTGCTCAGCACCATCTGGGATCTGCGCGTCTTCGCCCAGATCCAGGCCCTCCAGGCCATCGGCGGCTCGATCGCCGACACCTCGACCATCGGGGTGTACATCTACCAGACCTCGCTCGCGAACGGCGAGTACGGCACCGGCGGCGCGATCGCCGTGATCCTCGTGCTCATCCTCATGGCGGTCTCGTTCGTGTACATCCGCCAGAGCCTGAAGGAGGACGAGGCATGA